A part of Methanohalobium evestigatum Z-7303 genomic DNA contains:
- a CDS encoding beta-CASP ribonuclease aCPSF1, with amino-acid sequence MDIEEMLLDLKKKIESKLPNDTTISTVEFEGPQLVVYTEEPRKFADNGNIIRTLAKDLRTRIVVRPDPKVLVPPEESMDKIGNIVPEEAATSNYHFDPDVGEVIIEAEKPGLVIGKQGDTLREITKEIGWTPKVVRTPPIKSRTVKNIREFMRNNHKERKDILKSVGRQIHRETTTKDQWVRITSLGGCKEVGRSCFILSTPESRVMIDCGVNIGSDENMTPYLYVPEAYPLSQLDAVILTHAHLDHSGFIPLLYKYGYQGPVYCTLPTRDLSALLQLDYIDVAGKEGRIVPYESSQVREALKHTITLDFEEVTDIAPDIKLTFHNSGHILGSAIAHFHIGDGLHNVVFTGDYKYGSTRLFDPAVNKFPRVETVVTESTYGSSNAVQPTLKDAEKHLQQVIINTLQKDGIVLIPAFAVGRSQEVMIVLEDAIRKGLIDDVPIYLDGMIWEATAIHATYPEYLNNELRKSIFQKGQNPFLSDSFKPVDSNELRQKIIDEPHPCVILATAGMMNAGPILEYFKAFASNENNTLVFVGYQADGTLGRRIQKGWKEIPMSSSVNGGTQTINVNMNVEVVDGFSGHSDRKQLMDFVKKMKPRPERVYTEHGEEKFCIDLASSIYKKNKIETRALTNLETIRLV; translated from the coding sequence ATGGATATAGAAGAGATGTTACTGGACTTAAAAAAGAAAATAGAAAGCAAGTTGCCAAATGATACTACTATATCAACTGTTGAATTTGAAGGTCCTCAACTTGTAGTTTATACCGAAGAACCGCGTAAGTTTGCAGATAATGGTAATATCATACGAACCCTTGCAAAAGACCTTAGAACACGTATTGTTGTAAGGCCTGATCCAAAAGTTCTTGTTCCGCCTGAAGAATCAATGGATAAGATAGGAAATATTGTCCCTGAAGAAGCGGCAACATCCAATTATCATTTTGACCCTGATGTGGGGGAGGTAATAATAGAAGCCGAAAAGCCGGGATTGGTAATCGGTAAACAGGGAGATACCCTGAGGGAAATTACAAAAGAAATAGGCTGGACACCCAAAGTGGTACGTACTCCCCCAATTAAATCACGGACTGTTAAAAATATCCGTGAATTCATGCGTAACAACCACAAAGAAAGGAAAGATATTTTAAAATCAGTTGGACGCCAAATTCACAGGGAAACTACTACAAAAGACCAATGGGTCAGGATTACATCTCTTGGAGGTTGTAAAGAAGTAGGAAGAAGCTGTTTTATCCTTTCTACACCTGAATCAAGAGTAATGATTGATTGTGGGGTTAATATTGGTTCTGATGAGAATATGACACCTTATCTCTATGTTCCTGAAGCCTATCCACTCAGCCAGTTAGATGCTGTTATACTGACACATGCCCACCTTGATCACTCTGGATTTATACCGCTTTTGTACAAATATGGCTATCAGGGACCGGTATATTGTACTCTGCCTACACGAGACCTTTCAGCACTATTGCAGCTTGATTACATCGATGTAGCAGGTAAAGAGGGTCGTATTGTACCTTATGAATCCTCACAGGTACGAGAGGCTCTCAAGCATACAATTACACTGGACTTTGAAGAAGTAACCGATATTGCGCCTGATATAAAACTCACTTTCCACAACTCCGGACATATTCTTGGTTCTGCAATAGCACACTTCCATATCGGAGATGGTCTGCATAATGTAGTTTTCACAGGAGATTACAAATACGGCAGTACCAGATTGTTTGATCCGGCAGTAAATAAATTCCCGAGAGTTGAAACCGTTGTTACAGAATCCACTTATGGTAGTAGCAACGCTGTCCAGCCAACCCTCAAAGATGCAGAAAAACACCTCCAGCAGGTTATTATAAATACACTTCAAAAAGACGGAATTGTGCTGATACCAGCATTTGCAGTAGGTAGAAGTCAGGAAGTCATGATTGTACTTGAAGATGCTATAAGAAAGGGCTTGATTGATGATGTACCAATATATCTTGACGGAATGATATGGGAAGCAACTGCAATTCATGCCACCTATCCAGAATATCTCAACAATGAATTGAGAAAATCTATTTTCCAGAAAGGACAGAACCCCTTCCTGTCGGATTCATTTAAACCTGTGGACTCCAATGAACTGCGCCAGAAAATCATTGATGAACCCCATCCATGTGTGATACTTGCAACAGCCGGTATGATGAACGCTGGTCCAATTCTTGAATATTTCAAAGCGTTTGCATCAAATGAAAACAATACTCTTGTATTCGTAGGTTATCAGGCTGACGGAACACTTGGACGCCGCATACAGAAAGGCTGGAAAGAAATTCCGATGTCCTCGTCTGTGAACGGTGGCACACAGACAATTAACGTAAACATGAATGTTGAAGTTGTAGATGGTTTCTCTGGACACTCGGATAGAAAACAGTTAATGGATTTTGTCAAAAAGATGAAGCCACGTCCAGAACGTGTTTATACTGAACACGGAGAAGAAAAGTTCTGTATCGACCTTGCAAGTTCCATTTACAAGAAAAACAAAATCGAGACACGTGCACTTACAAATCTTGAAACAATAAGGCTGGTGTAA
- the psmB gene encoding archaeal proteasome endopeptidase complex subunit beta: MSSDNQHLKGTTTVGIACSDAVVLATERRATMGNFIASKTAKKIYQIDDRIGMTTAGSVGDAQQIVRIISVESKLFKMRRNEPITIKGITTLLSNLLSGQRYFPLMVQLIVGGVDKTGPNMYSLDPLGGRIEETNIVATGSGSPITYGLLEDRYHKDMTSDEGAELAIRALHNAMKRDSASGDGIDVVVITKDGYKQLDEEEVNNKRAALN, encoded by the coding sequence ATGAGTAGTGATAACCAACACTTAAAAGGAACAACCACTGTTGGAATAGCCTGCAGTGATGCGGTAGTTCTTGCAACAGAAAGAAGAGCAACAATGGGCAATTTCATTGCAAGTAAAACCGCAAAGAAAATCTATCAGATTGATGATAGGATAGGAATGACAACAGCGGGTTCAGTAGGGGATGCACAGCAAATTGTTCGCATCATAAGCGTCGAATCCAAACTCTTTAAGATGAGACGTAATGAACCAATAACTATAAAAGGAATTACTACGCTTTTATCCAATCTGTTAAGCGGTCAGCGTTATTTCCCACTTATGGTACAGCTTATTGTAGGTGGCGTTGATAAAACTGGACCCAACATGTATTCACTCGACCCTCTGGGTGGGAGGATAGAAGAAACAAATATCGTTGCTACTGGTTCAGGATCTCCGATAACCTATGGTCTGCTCGAAGACCGTTATCATAAAGATATGACTTCTGATGAGGGTGCAGAACTTGCAATCAGAGCCCTTCATAATGCCATGAAACGGGATTCAGCATCAGGTGATGGCATTGATGTCGTTGTTATAACTAAAGACGGTTATAAACAGCTTGATGAAGAGGAGGTCAATAATAAACGTGCTGCTCTTAACTGA
- a CDS encoding TIGR00295 family protein has product MLSRTKALNLLSEMGCEPHVVEHCKAVSSFAVEVAKELKKTGKSVDMELVEIGGLLHDIGRSHTHGVKHIVEGAKIAESLGLDSRIVRIIKTHIGAGLTPKEAVNLGFPDDDYMPRTIEEKIIAHADNLVEGTKRRSLDEYISQMRDKNLDESVIERVKQLAYEIGVY; this is encoded by the coding sequence ATGCTATCACGAACAAAAGCCTTAAATCTGCTGTCGGAAATGGGATGTGAACCGCATGTTGTTGAACATTGTAAAGCGGTCTCATCGTTTGCAGTCGAGGTTGCAAAGGAATTAAAAAAAACCGGTAAATCAGTGGATATGGAACTAGTTGAAATCGGTGGTTTACTCCATGACATCGGTCGGTCACATACACATGGGGTTAAACATATAGTGGAAGGTGCAAAAATAGCAGAATCACTTGGTCTTGACTCAAGAATTGTGCGAATTATAAAAACTCATATAGGTGCAGGTCTTACTCCGAAAGAGGCAGTAAATCTGGGGTTTCCGGATGATGATTATATGCCCCGTACAATCGAGGAAAAAATAATTGCACATGCTGATAATCTTGTAGAGGGTACAAAAAGACGGTCTCTGGATGAATATATATCACAAATGAGAGATAAAAATTTGGATGAAAGTGTTATAGAACGTGTAAAACAACTTGCATATGAAATAGGTGTTTATTGA
- a CDS encoding transcription factor, translating to MVDLNDPVIRGYLKQLVGDEGLKMIENMPEGEVTDEKIAEETGVLLNIVRRTLFILNEYKLVVCRRERDTSSGWLTYLWRLDLSGIETRLEKERKKLIQNLEQRLEFEEGNVFFECPEGCLRLLFNEATNYHFLCPLCGEDLVAQDNSKTIENIRSRLNKLKKCG from the coding sequence TTGGTAGATTTAAATGACCCGGTTATTCGAGGTTACCTGAAACAGCTGGTTGGTGACGAAGGCTTAAAAATGATTGAGAATATGCCTGAAGGAGAGGTTACCGATGAAAAGATTGCAGAAGAAACAGGAGTTCTTTTAAATATCGTTAGGCGCACACTTTTTATTCTAAATGAATATAAACTGGTGGTTTGCAGGAGGGAACGTGATACCAGCAGTGGATGGTTGACTTATCTCTGGCGTCTTGATTTATCTGGTATAGAAACCCGGCTGGAAAAAGAGCGAAAGAAATTAATTCAAAACCTTGAACAGCGTCTTGAATTTGAAGAGGGGAATGTATTTTTTGAATGTCCTGAAGGGTGTTTACGTCTCCTTTTCAATGAAGCTACAAATTACCATTTTCTATGCCCACTATGCGGAGAAGACCTTGTGGCACAGGATAATTCCAAAACCATAGAAAATATCAGGTCAAGACTTAATAAACTAAAAAAATGCGGATAA
- a CDS encoding ATP-grasp domain-containing protein, whose translation MNEVTDKYRFARKLESMDIPHPITYSANDIKNINDYPIIVKPKRAGGGMFNRKAESFDELESVIDELLETYPLWTLDDLIIQKFEKGIPVSVSMVSTGDNAYAIAINEQLIGEPWLTDTEFAYCGNITPFETLYQDEMYKISKQLMLELGLKGSNGVDFIITEDGPVVLEINPRLQGSLDTVEIATDMNLFDTHVKSFSGILPETTDVKQFAARAVVYSQNDVLINKQILNGLIGQNTVDIPDVGHHIGIDEPLTSVVHKGHSRRDVMEKLRISVEKIHCLTDGKGKEKNKTIPNLNTKLKS comes from the coding sequence ATGAATGAGGTTACGGATAAGTACAGGTTTGCCAGAAAACTTGAATCAATGGATATTCCACATCCTATTACCTATTCGGCTAATGATATAAAAAATATTAATGATTACCCGATAATAGTTAAACCAAAACGTGCTGGTGGAGGGATGTTCAACAGAAAGGCTGAATCGTTTGATGAACTTGAATCGGTAATTGACGAGTTATTGGAAACATATCCCTTATGGACATTAGATGATTTAATAATCCAGAAATTTGAGAAAGGAATTCCTGTAAGTGTATCGATGGTTTCCACAGGAGATAATGCGTATGCAATAGCTATAAATGAACAGTTAATAGGCGAACCTTGGCTTACAGATACGGAGTTTGCTTATTGTGGTAATATAACACCATTTGAAACATTGTATCAGGATGAAATGTATAAAATCTCAAAACAACTAATGCTTGAGCTCGGTCTTAAAGGTTCAAATGGCGTTGATTTTATTATAACTGAAGATGGTCCAGTTGTATTGGAAATAAACCCAAGGTTACAGGGTAGTCTGGATACTGTTGAGATTGCTACCGATATGAATCTGTTTGATACACACGTAAAATCCTTTTCTGGAATTTTGCCAGAAACAACAGATGTCAAACAGTTTGCAGCAAGAGCTGTTGTATATTCGCAAAATGATGTGCTTATAAATAAACAAATTTTAAATGGTTTGATTGGTCAGAATACTGTAGATATTCCTGATGTAGGTCATCATATAGGTATAGATGAGCCGCTTACTTCGGTGGTGCATAAAGGACATAGCAGAAGGGATGTAATGGAAAAATTAAGAATAAGTGTGGAAAAAATCCACTGTCTCACAGATGGTAAAGGTAAAGAGAAAAACAAAACTATACCAAACTTAAACACAAAATTAAAATCCTAA
- a CDS encoding 60S ribosomal export protein NMD3, translated as MSLILCPKCGNETDVLYENVCKDCFFEQFQLARLPHVIHVKFCSRCGSVYYQGVWDDVDSTGDMVIRLVEDELMVHEYASDLEIYFEPQQLTSYMYRVRVIVDARVEGVPVNQELETEVRIGRESCDRCSRIAGGYFEGIVQIRGTNRVPDKNEVEDCIRIANDVIDRMYKKGERFAFISKSVESKHGIDLYIGSSNTSRQICKQIESERGGKFSESPTLFGQKDGKEIYRITFSMRLPEFKAGDIIEYKDRVIEIKNSGNRVSGIDLSNGSRFVEYQDKMNKAVHVASRDDAITAVLVSEGDNEIMVLDPETYKTLTLKKPVTFESGNKSEIPVIKTEHGLFVLSD; from the coding sequence ATGAGTCTCATTTTATGTCCCAAATGCGGAAATGAAACTGATGTGCTGTACGAAAACGTTTGTAAAGACTGTTTTTTTGAGCAATTTCAACTGGCCAGACTTCCGCATGTAATTCATGTTAAATTTTGTTCCAGATGCGGTTCGGTTTATTATCAGGGTGTATGGGATGATGTGGATAGTACCGGAGATATGGTTATCAGACTGGTTGAAGATGAATTAATGGTTCATGAATACGCCAGTGACCTTGAGATATATTTTGAACCCCAGCAATTGACATCTTATATGTATCGTGTACGTGTTATTGTAGATGCACGTGTGGAAGGTGTACCTGTTAATCAGGAACTTGAAACAGAAGTGCGTATAGGGCGCGAATCCTGTGACAGATGCAGCCGCATAGCAGGGGGTTATTTTGAAGGCATAGTACAGATAAGAGGTACAAACCGGGTGCCTGATAAAAATGAGGTAGAGGATTGCATAAGGATAGCAAATGATGTAATAGACCGTATGTATAAGAAAGGTGAAAGGTTTGCCTTTATAAGTAAATCAGTAGAATCAAAACATGGAATTGACCTTTATATTGGTTCATCAAATACTTCTCGTCAAATATGTAAGCAGATAGAATCTGAACGTGGAGGGAAATTTTCCGAATCTCCGACATTATTCGGGCAAAAAGATGGTAAAGAAATTTACAGGATCACTTTTTCCATGCGTCTCCCTGAATTCAAAGCAGGAGACATAATAGAATATAAAGACCGTGTAATCGAAATCAAAAACTCAGGAAACAGGGTATCCGGTATTGATTTGTCTAACGGTTCACGTTTTGTGGAATATCAGGATAAAATGAATAAAGCAGTACATGTGGCAAGCAGGGATGATGCAATAACAGCTGTACTTGTATCAGAAGGTGATAACGAAATCATGGTGCTTGATCCTGAAACTTATAAGACGTTAACCCTAAAAAAACCAGTAACTTTTGAAAGCGGTAATAAAAGCGAAATACCTGTAATAAAAACAGAACACGGTTTATTTGTTCTGTCTGATTAA
- a CDS encoding DUF362 domain-containing protein, whose translation MSNVYFKPVDSISPNQTQIDQVKELYPEISPVEEGDLVAIKIHPGEHGNTTHIHPAIVRAVVDMVKDEGGIPFVVDTTVLYNGMRFNAADALWTASVNGFTQESMNAPVIIGDGLMGDESVTVEINGEELKQTTVASAIAKADSMIVLSHVKGHPATGFGGAVKNLGMGCLDKDGKTDCHEVGIPTIEPEKCVGCETCIDMCAWGALKMEDGKAVVDTELCKGEGFCVESCPEGAIVPPENFTEGLQKRIGEASIATINSLSGKIGYINWIFDLTLGCDCFGFYTPSFSKDVGILASKDPVAIDMASIDLINSKMEEHGSKSSMKDVWGVDPKIQVDAAEKIGAGSEGYTLKK comes from the coding sequence ATGAGTAATGTATATTTTAAACCAGTAGATTCTATCAGTCCAAACCAGACACAGATAGATCAGGTAAAAGAGTTATATCCAGAGATTTCTCCAGTAGAAGAAGGAGACCTTGTTGCAATAAAAATTCATCCCGGAGAGCATGGCAATACCACACATATACACCCTGCAATAGTAAGGGCTGTTGTTGATATGGTCAAAGATGAAGGTGGGATACCGTTTGTAGTGGATACAACTGTTCTTTATAATGGTATGAGGTTTAACGCTGCCGATGCGCTCTGGACTGCTTCTGTGAATGGTTTTACACAGGAGAGCATGAATGCCCCTGTTATCATCGGTGATGGATTAATGGGTGATGAAAGTGTAACCGTTGAAATCAATGGTGAAGAACTCAAACAGACTACAGTAGCGTCCGCCATTGCGAAAGCAGATTCCATGATTGTATTATCCCATGTTAAAGGTCATCCTGCCACCGGATTTGGAGGCGCGGTTAAAAATCTGGGTATGGGATGTCTTGACAAAGATGGTAAAACCGACTGCCATGAGGTAGGCATTCCTACAATAGAGCCTGAAAAATGTGTAGGCTGTGAAACCTGTATAGATATGTGTGCATGGGGCGCTTTGAAGATGGAAGATGGAAAAGCTGTAGTTGATACTGAACTTTGCAAAGGTGAAGGTTTTTGTGTGGAGTCCTGTCCGGAAGGAGCAATTGTTCCGCCTGAAAACTTTACAGAAGGACTGCAAAAACGGATAGGTGAAGCATCAATAGCAACTATTAATTCATTATCAGGAAAAATTGGTTATATAAACTGGATATTTGACCTCACACTTGGATGTGATTGCTTCGGATTCTATACACCCAGTTTCTCTAAAGATGTTGGAATTCTTGCATCCAAAGACCCTGTAGCAATCGATATGGCAAGTATTGATTTGATAAACAGCAAAATGGAGGAACATGGTTCTAAATCCTCTATGAAAGATGTTTGGGGTGTAGACCCTAAAATACAGGTTGATGCTGCAGAAAAAATTGGAGCTGGAAGTGAAGGATATACATTGAAAAAATAA
- the acsC gene encoding acetyl-CoA decarbonylase/synthase complex subunit gamma yields MKINSPLQAYKYLPGDNCGICGESTCMAFASRLIERSAELTDCEPILREDQKKNFEKLQELLRPEIREVDIGVGDKAVTIGGDDVLYRHKLTFFNKTALTYDVWDTMDENDLAERVNHIENFQKFYVGEFLNPDAIAIRSVSDDPTQFSETVKKVIEITNLPMVLCSFNPEVLRAGLEVSSDRNPLIYAANKDNWQEVADIANDYGVPVTLFAPGDLDLLKSMALTFTKMGMENLVLDPGTYPTGTQLRDTFNNFIKLRRAGINGDREIAFPLMSVPLTSWLVYEDTVSASYWETVLACTFIIKYGDIMLLHSTEPYAMLPELHMRDTIYTDPRKPVMVDPGVYEVGSPTADSPVIITTNFALTYYTVESDLASNDIDCYLAAIDTEGIGVEAAVAGGQLTASKIKKGLEESEFDLKEQTNHKTLMLPGLAARLQGDVEDETGANVVIGPADSGRIPGWMDKNWPPSTG; encoded by the coding sequence ATGAAGATAAATAGTCCCCTTCAGGCGTATAAATACCTCCCGGGAGATAACTGTGGAATATGCGGTGAGAGCACATGTATGGCTTTTGCATCCCGGTTAATAGAACGTTCTGCAGAACTAACAGATTGTGAACCAATACTCAGGGAAGATCAGAAAAAAAACTTTGAAAAATTGCAGGAACTGCTAAGACCAGAAATTCGTGAAGTGGACATAGGAGTAGGTGATAAGGCAGTTACAATCGGTGGAGACGATGTCTTATACCGACACAAACTCACATTTTTCAACAAAACGGCTCTGACCTATGATGTATGGGACACTATGGATGAAAATGACCTTGCAGAAAGGGTTAACCATATTGAAAATTTCCAGAAATTCTATGTTGGAGAATTCCTTAACCCTGATGCCATAGCAATCCGTTCTGTATCAGATGACCCCACCCAATTTTCAGAAACTGTAAAAAAGGTTATAGAAATTACTAACCTCCCTATGGTACTTTGTTCTTTTAATCCCGAGGTATTAAGAGCCGGACTTGAAGTATCATCAGATAGAAATCCACTGATTTATGCTGCAAATAAAGATAACTGGCAGGAAGTTGCAGATATTGCAAATGATTATGGTGTACCGGTTACATTGTTTGCACCGGGTGACCTCGACCTGCTGAAATCCATGGCTTTGACATTTACTAAAATGGGCATGGAAAACCTTGTCCTTGATCCGGGTACTTATCCTACAGGTACACAGTTAAGGGACACGTTCAATAATTTTATAAAACTTAGAAGAGCCGGAATTAATGGAGACCGTGAAATAGCCTTCCCGCTAATGTCAGTACCTCTTACATCATGGTTGGTATATGAGGATACAGTAAGTGCATCCTACTGGGAAACTGTACTTGCCTGTACTTTTATAATTAAATACGGCGATATAATGCTGCTTCACAGTACTGAACCCTATGCCATGCTGCCGGAATTGCATATGCGGGATACAATTTATACAGACCCGCGTAAACCGGTTATGGTTGACCCGGGTGTATATGAAGTCGGTTCACCAACTGCCGATTCTCCTGTAATTATAACCACAAATTTTGCACTCACCTACTATACGGTTGAAAGCGACTTGGCTTCCAACGATATTGATTGTTACCTTGCAGCAATTGATACAGAAGGAATCGGTGTAGAAGCGGCAGTTGCAGGTGGACAGTTGACTGCTTCAAAGATTAAGAAAGGACTGGAAGAATCAGAATTTGACTTGAAAGAACAAACAAATCACAAAACTTTGATGCTTCCAGGACTTGCAGCACGTTTGCAGGGTGATGTCGAGGACGAAACTGGAGCAAATGTTGTTATAGGACCTGCAGATTCAGGTCGTATACCTGGATGGATGGATAAAAACTGGCCTCCATCTACAGGATAA
- the cdhD gene encoding CO dehydrogenase/acetyl-CoA synthase subunit delta — MTKKMKLSDLTEMLKDLDVEALEGVNIEGDIEFDVSGVGLDPNLSYALGYEAAQVSFHIANIAKLLGYPVDQLFGASMGAVGQEAPSAEGIAAKTGFSELASSSFEVSPVKEWTHTIEEVTLGATSSDGGSRGNTITLGGENALPYYFDAEMPHRNYVTMDVFDLPISMAKSVRTNYEDVMDDPAEWAKKVVNEYNADMVTIHLVSTDPNIEDTSAKEASKVVEDVLQAVDVPLVIGGSGNPDKDPEVLEKAAEVAEGERALLASASLNLDYERIAKAATDYGHAILSWTQLEINAQKELNRKLMTQCNVPRDSILMDPTTAALGYGLDYAYTNMERIRLAGLTGDDELTFPMSSGTTNAWGARESWMKESPIQNDSDWGPREYRGPIWEISTGLALALAGNDLFMMMHPTSVQVLKETTQSLFGTKEAEDIDISNWIGAEV, encoded by the coding sequence ATGACAAAAAAAATGAAATTATCAGACCTTACTGAGATGTTAAAGGACCTTGATGTGGAAGCACTTGAAGGTGTTAACATCGAAGGTGATATAGAATTCGATGTTAGTGGTGTAGGTCTTGATCCCAATCTATCCTATGCGTTGGGATATGAAGCAGCACAGGTTTCATTTCATATAGCAAACATTGCAAAATTGTTGGGATATCCGGTAGACCAACTATTTGGTGCGTCGATGGGTGCTGTAGGACAGGAAGCACCATCTGCTGAGGGAATTGCTGCAAAAACAGGATTTTCCGAACTTGCTTCATCCAGTTTTGAAGTATCCCCAGTAAAAGAATGGACACATACAATAGAAGAAGTAACTTTAGGTGCAACATCCTCTGATGGAGGTTCACGCGGTAATACCATAACACTTGGTGGAGAGAATGCACTTCCATACTATTTTGATGCAGAAATGCCTCACAGAAATTATGTCACAATGGATGTTTTTGACCTGCCTATAAGTATGGCAAAATCCGTAAGAACAAATTATGAAGATGTTATGGATGACCCTGCGGAATGGGCAAAGAAAGTAGTAAATGAATATAACGCTGATATGGTAACCATACATCTGGTATCAACAGACCCCAACATAGAAGATACATCAGCAAAAGAAGCATCAAAGGTTGTAGAGGATGTTTTGCAGGCTGTTGATGTGCCTCTGGTTATAGGTGGTTCTGGTAATCCTGACAAAGACCCTGAAGTTCTTGAAAAGGCTGCAGAAGTTGCAGAGGGCGAAAGGGCTCTGCTTGCGTCTGCAAGCCTAAATCTTGATTATGAACGCATTGCTAAAGCAGCAACCGATTACGGACACGCTATTCTCTCATGGACCCAACTTGAAATCAACGCTCAAAAAGAACTTAACAGGAAACTCATGACCCAGTGCAATGTTCCAAGAGACAGCATCCTTATGGACCCGACAACAGCAGCACTTGGTTACGGTCTGGATTATGCCTATACCAATATGGAAAGGATAAGGCTTGCCGGACTAACAGGTGATGATGAACTCACGTTCCCTATGTCATCAGGAACAACCAACGCATGGGGTGCACGTGAATCATGGATGAAAGAATCACCAATACAAAATGATTCAGACTGGGGACCAAGAGAGTACAGAGGACCTATATGGGAAATATCAACCGGTCTTGCACTGGCTCTTGCCGGTAACGACCTGTTCATGATGATGCATCCAACATCAGTACAGGTATTGAAAGAAACAACCCAGTCGCTCTTTGGAACAAAGGAAGCTGAGGATATAGACATCAGTAACTGGATAGGGGCGGAGGTGTAA
- a CDS encoding ATP-binding protein, giving the protein MTRIIAVTGKGGTGKTAITAMLMRHLVKDDNLVLAVDADPDTNLPDALGCEIDHTLGEMREFMLNERDNFPPDSNKESVLESKVYEAINEMDDYDLLVMGRPEGPGCYCYVNNLLRGIMTRLVTNYDAVIIDTEAGLEHFSRKLIPEIDDLIVVTDGSKRGMQTGERIRQLVGELETKVKNVYVVANKVTESNRELIEQNAKDLDLRLLGAVPVDKIIEERDLKGLPLFDLPDESVAIKEINNIANDLNL; this is encoded by the coding sequence GTGACCAGAATTATTGCGGTAACAGGTAAAGGCGGTACAGGGAAAACTGCCATAACCGCCATGCTTATGCGTCATCTTGTAAAAGATGACAATCTTGTACTGGCGGTTGATGCAGACCCTGATACCAACCTCCCTGATGCTCTTGGATGTGAAATAGATCATACACTTGGTGAGATGAGGGAATTTATGCTCAATGAAAGAGATAATTTCCCTCCAGATAGTAATAAAGAATCTGTACTGGAATCCAAGGTATATGAGGCTATAAACGAAATGGATGACTATGACCTGCTGGTCATGGGTCGTCCAGAAGGACCCGGTTGTTATTGTTATGTAAATAATCTTCTTCGGGGAATAATGACAAGACTTGTTACAAATTATGATGCTGTTATAATTGATACTGAAGCCGGTCTTGAGCATTTCAGCCGCAAATTAATCCCTGAAATCGATGACCTGATTGTTGTAACAGATGGCTCCAAGAGAGGTATGCAGACGGGTGAGCGTATACGTCAACTGGTTGGTGAACTTGAGACAAAAGTCAAAAATGTATATGTTGTTGCCAATAAGGTTACAGAAAGCAATCGTGAACTGATTGAGCAAAACGCAAAAGATTTGGATTTGAGATTGCTCGGTGCAGTACCTGTCGATAAAATCATTGAAGAAAGGGATTTAAAAGGGCTTCCTTTGTTTGATTTACCTGATGAATCGGTTGCTATAAAAGAGATAAATAATATAGCAAACGATTTGAATCTATAA